One genomic region from Siniperca chuatsi isolate FFG_IHB_CAS linkage group LG18, ASM2008510v1, whole genome shotgun sequence encodes:
- the ppwd1 gene encoding peptidylprolyl isomerase domain and WD repeat-containing protein 1: protein MAAAAENNVELKRKADDDHGGDGDGDGEGDEWIGPMPNEATKAKKRKVLEYERVYLGNLPSAAMYERSYMHRDVITHIVCSKTDFIITASQDGHVKFWKKKEDEGIEFVKHFRSHLGVVESIAVSAEGALFCSVGDDQAMKVFDVVNFDMINMLKLGFQPGQCEWVYNPGDAISTVACSEKSTGKIFVYDGRGSNQPLHVFDKMHSSPLSQIRLNPKFRVIVSADKAGMLEYWTGLPNEFKFPKHVHWEYKTDTDLYEFAKHKTYPTSLAFSSDGKKMATIASDRKVRLFRFLTGKLMRVFDESLTMFTELQQMRQQLPDMEFGRRMAVERELEKVDGIRLTNIIFDETGHFVLYGTMLGIKVINVETNRCVRILGKLENIRVVQLSLFQGVAKATHVAPTVEMKASDNPALDNLEPDPTIFCTAFKKNRFYMFSKREPEDTKSADSDRDIFNEKPSKEEVMAATQAEGPKRVSDSAIIHTTMGDIHIKLFPVECPKTVENFCVHSRNGYYNGHIFHRVIKGFMIQTGDPTGTGMGGESIWGGEFEDEFHATLRHDRPYTLSMANGGPGTNGSQFFVTVVPTPWLDNKHTVFGRCTKGMEAVQRISNVKVNPKTDKPYEDISIINITIK, encoded by the exons ATGGCGGCGGCTGCAGAAAACAATGTGGAACTTAAGCGAAAAGCAGATGATGATCATGGTGGAGATGGAGATGGCGACGGAGAAGGCGACGAATGGATCGGACCCATGCCAAACGAAGCTACTAAGGCCAAGAAAAGGAAAG TACTCGAATATGAGCGTGTCTATCTGGGCAACCTCCCTTCAGCTGCAATGTATGAACGGAGCTACATGCACAGAGACGTTATCACACACATAGTTTGTTCCAA GACAGACTTCATTATCACGGCCAGCCAGGATGGTCATGTCAAGTTttggaagaagaaggaggatgAGGGAATAGAGTTTGTCAAACACTTTCGAAGTCATCTCG GTGTGGTAGAAAGCATTGCAGTCAGTGCTGAAGGGGCCCTTTTCTGTTCTGTTGGTGATGATCAGGCTATGAAAGTATTTGATGTTGTCAACTTTGACATGATCAATATGCTGAAGTTGGG CTTTCAACCAGGCCAGTGTGAGTGGGTCTACAATCCTGGGGATGCCATTTCCACAGTGGCTTGCTCTGAAAAATCCACAGGCAAGATCTTCGTCTATGATGGAAGAGGAAGCAATCAGCCCCTCCACGTCTTTGACAAGATGCACTCCTCACCGCTGTCCCAAATCCGCCTGAATCCCAAATTTAGAGTCATCGTCTCTGCTGACAAAGCGGGGATGCTGGAATACTGGACTGGCCTCCCAAATGAATTCAAGTTCCCCAAGCATGTCCACTGGgaatacaaaacagacacagacttGTATGAATTTGCAAAACACAAAACCTATCCCACCAGTCTTGCATTTTCTTCTGATGGTAAGAAAATGGCCACCATTGCATCTGACAGGAAAGTCCGGCTCTTCCGCTTCCTAACAGGAAAGCTGATGAGAGTGTTCGATGAATCATTAACG ATGTTCACAGAATTGCAGCAGATGAGGCAGCAGCTGCCTGACATGGAGTTCGGGAGGCGAATGGCTGTGGAGAGAGAACTGGAGAAGGTGGATGGTATTCGACTGACAAATATCATCTTTGATGAAACCGGCCACTTTGTGCTCTATGGGACCATGCTGGGCATCAAGGTCATCAACGTGGAAACCAACAG ATGTGTGCGGATCCTCGGGAAGTTGGAGAACATTCGTGTGGTCCAGCTGAGTCTGTTCCAGGGAGTTGCAAAGGCCACTCACGTGGCACCCACTGTAGAGATGAAGGCATCCGACAACCCTGCCTTAGATAACTTGGAGCCTGACCCCACTATATTCTGCACTGCGTTTAAGAAGAACCGCTTCTACATG TTTTCTAAGAGAGAGCCAGAGGATACAAAGAGTGCAGACTCGGACAGAGACATCTTTAACGAGAAGCCCtcgaaggaggaggtgatggcTGCCACACAGGCTGAGGGCCCCAAGAGAGTGTCTGACAGTGCCATCATCCACACCACCATGGGAGACATCCACATCAAGCTTTTCCCCGTGGA ATGCCCCAAAACTGTGGAGAACTTCTGTGTTCACAGCAGGAATGGCTACTACAATGGCCATATATTCCACAGAGTAATCAAG GGTTTTATGATTCAGACAGGAGACCCCACAGGCACAGGCATGGGAGGAGAGAGCATCTGGGGAGGAGAGTTCGAGGACGAGTTCCACGCCACGCTGAGACACGACCGCCCGTACACGCTCAGTATGGCGAACGGAGGCCCCGGCACCAACGGCTCGCAGTTTTTCGTCACTGTTGTACCAACT CCTTGGCTTGACAACAAGCACACTGTGTTTGGAAGGTGCACGAAAGGCATGGAGGCAGTCCAGAGGATCTCCAATGTCAAAGTTAACCCCAAGACCGACAAACCATATGAAGACATCAGCATTATCAACATCACCATAAAGTGA
- the trim23 gene encoding E3 ubiquitin-protein ligase TRIM23 isoform X2 — protein MRINEVLECGVCEDVFSLQGDKVPRLLLCGHTVCHDCLTRLPLHGRAVRCPFDRQVTELGDSGVWGLKKNFALLELLERLQNGATNQSGMAEDALKGMGECIIRCDEDESHTASMYCTVCATHLCAECSQLTHSTRTLAKHRRVPLADKPHEKTLCPQHQVHAIEFVCLEEACLSGPLMCCVCKEYGKHQGHKHAVLETEANQIRASILDMAHCIRTFTDEVSEYSRKLVGIVQQIEGGEQIVEDGVGMAHTEHVPGTAESARSCVRAYFADLHETLCRQEEMALSVVDAHVRERLIWLRQQQEDMTILLSQVSTACLHCEKTLQQDDCRVVLSKQEINCLLETLQKQQHQFTELADHIQLDAGIPVTFTKDNRVHIGPKMEIRVVTLGLDGAGKTTILFKLKQDEFMQPIPTIGFNVETVEYKNLKFTIWDVGGKHKLRPLWKHYYLNTQAVVFVIDSCHRDRLMEAHSELAKLLTEKELRDALLLIFANKQDVPGAVSVEEMTELLSLHKLCCGRSWHIQGCDARSGMGLHEGLDWLSRQLVAAGVLDVA, from the exons ATGAGAATAAATGAG GTGCTcgagtgtggtgtgtgtgaggacGTCTTCTCTCTCCAAGGGGACAAGGTCCCTCGTCTTTTGCTCTGCGGTCACACAGTGTGCCATGATTGTCTGACCCGGTTGCCCCTCCATGGTAGAGCGGTCCGCTGCCCCTTCGACAGGCAGGTCACTGAGCTGG gGGACTCTGGAGTTTGGGGTCTGAAGAAAAACTTTGCTCTGCTTGAACTCTTGGAGCGACTCCAGAATGGAGCTACCAACCAGTCGGGAATGGCGGAGGATGCCCTGAAAGGAATGGGGGAA TGTATAATTCGCTGTGATGAGGACGAGAGCCACACAGCCTCTATGTACTGCACCGTGTGCGCCACCCACCTGTGTGCCGAGTGCTCCCAGCTCACCCACTCCACTCGCACGCTGGCCAAACACCGTCGGGTGCCGCTGGCTGACAAGCCTCATGAGAAGACCCTGTGTCCGCAGCATCAGGTCCACGCCATCGAGTTTGTCTGCCTGGAGGAGGCCTGTCTGTCTGGGCCCctcatgtgctgtgtgtgtaagGAGTACGGCAAGCACCAGGGACATAAG CATGCTGTTCTTGAGACTGAAGCGAATCAGATCCGTGCATCCATTTTGGACATGGCCCACTGCATCCGCACCTTCACAGACGAAGTGTCCGAGTACTCGAGGAAGCTGGTGGGCATCGTGCAGCAAATAGAAGGTGGAGAGCAGATAGTAGAGGACGGAGTTGGCATGGCACACACTGAACAT GTCCCCGGCACAGCAGAGAGCGCACGTTCCTGTGTCCGAGCTTACTTCGCAGACCTCCACGAGACTCTGTGTCGGCAGGAGGAGATGGCGCTGAGTGTGGTGGACGCTCACGTCAGGGAGAGGCTGATCTGGCtgaggcagcagcaggaggacatGACCATCCTGCTGTCTCAGGTCTCCACTGCCTGCCTGCACTGTGAGAAAACACTTCAACAG GATGACTGCCGAGTTGTGCTGTCAAAGCAGGAGATCAACTGTTTGCTGGAGACGCTTcagaagcagcagcaccagTTCACAGAGCTGGCAGATCACATTCAGCTGGATGCTGGCATCCCTGTCACCTTCACTAAG GACAACCGGGTCCACATTGGTCCAAAGATGGAGATCCGTGTAGTAACTCTTGGGCTCGATGGAGCTGGAAAAACCACCATCCTCTTCAAGCTGAAACAAGATGAGTTCATGCAACCCATCCCAACCATCG gtttcaaTGTGGAGACAGTTGAATATAAGAACTTGAAATTCACCATCTGGGACGTGGGTGGAAAACATAAGCTCAGACCCCTCTGGAAACACTATTATCTGAACACTCAAG CGGTGGTGtttgtgattgacagctgcCACAGGGACAGACTCATGGAGGCTCACAGTGAGCTGGCCAAACTACTGACAGAGAAGGAGCTGAGAGATGCCTTGTTGCTCATCTTTGCAAACAAACAG GATGTTCCAGGCGCTGTGTCTGTGGAGGAGATGACGGAGCTGCTGAGCCTACACAAGCTGTGCTGTGGGAGAAGCTGGCACATTCAGGGCTGCGACGCCCGCAGTGGGATGGGCCTCCATGAGGGGCTGGACTGGCTCTCCAGACAGCTGGTGGCTGCCGGTGTCCTGGACGTAGCCTAA
- the trim23 gene encoding E3 ubiquitin-protein ligase TRIM23 isoform X1 — translation MAAAAAGINKQGAVATMEPCIRHGRGAHGNTVKVLECGVCEDVFSLQGDKVPRLLLCGHTVCHDCLTRLPLHGRAVRCPFDRQVTELGDSGVWGLKKNFALLELLERLQNGATNQSGMAEDALKGMGECIIRCDEDESHTASMYCTVCATHLCAECSQLTHSTRTLAKHRRVPLADKPHEKTLCPQHQVHAIEFVCLEEACLSGPLMCCVCKEYGKHQGHKHAVLETEANQIRASILDMAHCIRTFTDEVSEYSRKLVGIVQQIEGGEQIVEDGVGMAHTEHVPGTAESARSCVRAYFADLHETLCRQEEMALSVVDAHVRERLIWLRQQQEDMTILLSQVSTACLHCEKTLQQDDCRVVLSKQEINCLLETLQKQQHQFTELADHIQLDAGIPVTFTKDNRVHIGPKMEIRVVTLGLDGAGKTTILFKLKQDEFMQPIPTIGFNVETVEYKNLKFTIWDVGGKHKLRPLWKHYYLNTQAVVFVIDSCHRDRLMEAHSELAKLLTEKELRDALLLIFANKQDVPGAVSVEEMTELLSLHKLCCGRSWHIQGCDARSGMGLHEGLDWLSRQLVAAGVLDVA, via the exons ATGGCCGCTGCTGCAGCAGGAATAAACAAGCAGGGCGCCGTAGCGACGATGGAGCCCTGTATCCGACATGGGAGGGGAGCTCATGGAAACACTGTTAAG GTGCTcgagtgtggtgtgtgtgaggacGTCTTCTCTCTCCAAGGGGACAAGGTCCCTCGTCTTTTGCTCTGCGGTCACACAGTGTGCCATGATTGTCTGACCCGGTTGCCCCTCCATGGTAGAGCGGTCCGCTGCCCCTTCGACAGGCAGGTCACTGAGCTGG gGGACTCTGGAGTTTGGGGTCTGAAGAAAAACTTTGCTCTGCTTGAACTCTTGGAGCGACTCCAGAATGGAGCTACCAACCAGTCGGGAATGGCGGAGGATGCCCTGAAAGGAATGGGGGAA TGTATAATTCGCTGTGATGAGGACGAGAGCCACACAGCCTCTATGTACTGCACCGTGTGCGCCACCCACCTGTGTGCCGAGTGCTCCCAGCTCACCCACTCCACTCGCACGCTGGCCAAACACCGTCGGGTGCCGCTGGCTGACAAGCCTCATGAGAAGACCCTGTGTCCGCAGCATCAGGTCCACGCCATCGAGTTTGTCTGCCTGGAGGAGGCCTGTCTGTCTGGGCCCctcatgtgctgtgtgtgtaagGAGTACGGCAAGCACCAGGGACATAAG CATGCTGTTCTTGAGACTGAAGCGAATCAGATCCGTGCATCCATTTTGGACATGGCCCACTGCATCCGCACCTTCACAGACGAAGTGTCCGAGTACTCGAGGAAGCTGGTGGGCATCGTGCAGCAAATAGAAGGTGGAGAGCAGATAGTAGAGGACGGAGTTGGCATGGCACACACTGAACAT GTCCCCGGCACAGCAGAGAGCGCACGTTCCTGTGTCCGAGCTTACTTCGCAGACCTCCACGAGACTCTGTGTCGGCAGGAGGAGATGGCGCTGAGTGTGGTGGACGCTCACGTCAGGGAGAGGCTGATCTGGCtgaggcagcagcaggaggacatGACCATCCTGCTGTCTCAGGTCTCCACTGCCTGCCTGCACTGTGAGAAAACACTTCAACAG GATGACTGCCGAGTTGTGCTGTCAAAGCAGGAGATCAACTGTTTGCTGGAGACGCTTcagaagcagcagcaccagTTCACAGAGCTGGCAGATCACATTCAGCTGGATGCTGGCATCCCTGTCACCTTCACTAAG GACAACCGGGTCCACATTGGTCCAAAGATGGAGATCCGTGTAGTAACTCTTGGGCTCGATGGAGCTGGAAAAACCACCATCCTCTTCAAGCTGAAACAAGATGAGTTCATGCAACCCATCCCAACCATCG gtttcaaTGTGGAGACAGTTGAATATAAGAACTTGAAATTCACCATCTGGGACGTGGGTGGAAAACATAAGCTCAGACCCCTCTGGAAACACTATTATCTGAACACTCAAG CGGTGGTGtttgtgattgacagctgcCACAGGGACAGACTCATGGAGGCTCACAGTGAGCTGGCCAAACTACTGACAGAGAAGGAGCTGAGAGATGCCTTGTTGCTCATCTTTGCAAACAAACAG GATGTTCCAGGCGCTGTGTCTGTGGAGGAGATGACGGAGCTGCTGAGCCTACACAAGCTGTGCTGTGGGAGAAGCTGGCACATTCAGGGCTGCGACGCCCGCAGTGGGATGGGCCTCCATGAGGGGCTGGACTGGCTCTCCAGACAGCTGGTGGCTGCCGGTGTCCTGGACGTAGCCTAA
- the mzt2b gene encoding mitotic-spindle organizing protein 2 isoform X1, which translates to MSQQPQQTAPSAPDSPALVVTSNVQKYAIKKKKVLSAEETELFELTQAAGVTVDQEVFKIIVDLLKMNVAPQAVFQTLKAMCAGQRVAESCGGWDSSTASHATSITTAPTEAREEDSLVSGKSPKPPAAAPSASGPRATRVNTKIVVYGPQDASSPHSQVRSKAGASHSEKSREASSQRVQRQPSATRGQKTKSSGSSSSSSQINST; encoded by the exons ATGTctcaacaaccacaacaaacgGCGCCCTCCGCCCCTGACTCCCCGGCGCTGGTGGTCACCAGTAACGTGCAGAAATATGCTATCAAGAAGAAGAAAGTCCTCAGTGCTGAAGAAACTGAGCTGTTTGAACTAACTCAGGCTGCGGGGGTCACTGTGGACCAAGAGGTCTTCAA GATCATAGTGGACCTGTTAAAGATGAATGTGGCTCCTCAAGCAGTCTTCCAGACTCTGAAGGCAATGTGTGCAGGCCAGAGGGTAGCTGAGAGCTGCGGCGGCTGGGACTCTTCAACTGCCTCCCACGCCACAAGCATCACCACGGCACCTACAGAGGCCAGAG AAGAGGACTCTTTGGTCTCTGGAAAGAGCCCTAAGCCTCCTGCAGCTGCCCCCTCAGCGTCTGGCCCCAGAGCCACAAGGGTCAACACTAAGATTGTGGTCTACGGCCCCCAAGACGCTAGCTCTCCTCACTCTCAAG TGCGCAGTAAAGCTGGAGCGAGCCACAGTGAGAAGAGCAGAGAGGCTTCCAGCCAGCGGGTGCAGCGGCAGCCCAGtgccactagagggcagaagACCAAGAGCTCTGGCAGCAGTAGTTCCTCCTCGCAGATAAACTCCACATAA
- the mzt2b gene encoding mitotic-spindle organizing protein 2 isoform X2, with amino-acid sequence MSQQPQQTAPSAPDSPALVVTSNVQKYAIKKKKVLSAEETELFELTQAAGVTVDQEVFKIIVDLLKMNVAPQAVFQTLKAMCAGQRVAESCGGWDSSTASHATSITTAPTEARVRSKAGASHSEKSREASSQRVQRQPSATRGQKTKSSGSSSSSSQINST; translated from the exons ATGTctcaacaaccacaacaaacgGCGCCCTCCGCCCCTGACTCCCCGGCGCTGGTGGTCACCAGTAACGTGCAGAAATATGCTATCAAGAAGAAGAAAGTCCTCAGTGCTGAAGAAACTGAGCTGTTTGAACTAACTCAGGCTGCGGGGGTCACTGTGGACCAAGAGGTCTTCAA GATCATAGTGGACCTGTTAAAGATGAATGTGGCTCCTCAAGCAGTCTTCCAGACTCTGAAGGCAATGTGTGCAGGCCAGAGGGTAGCTGAGAGCTGCGGCGGCTGGGACTCTTCAACTGCCTCCCACGCCACAAGCATCACCACGGCACCTACAGAGGCCAGAG TGCGCAGTAAAGCTGGAGCGAGCCACAGTGAGAAGAGCAGAGAGGCTTCCAGCCAGCGGGTGCAGCGGCAGCCCAGtgccactagagggcagaagACCAAGAGCTCTGGCAGCAGTAGTTCCTCCTCGCAGATAAACTCCACATAA